A single genomic interval of Arthrobacter methylotrophus harbors:
- a CDS encoding carboxymuconolactone decarboxylase family protein, which translates to MITDRYQRGLDRMMELVSTEHANTFDHAKLVESYKELDPDLSDYIVSFAFGDIYSRTGLTQQEQTMVTISTRVALGTEPQLKLHINTGFTVGLSKEKIVGALIHCIPYIGFPRVLNALTLVKEVMAERGLTPEAAD; encoded by the coding sequence ATGATCACGGATCGCTATCAGCGCGGCCTCGACCGCATGATGGAGCTCGTCTCCACCGAACACGCCAACACCTTCGACCACGCCAAACTCGTGGAGTCATACAAGGAATTGGACCCCGACCTTTCCGACTACATCGTCTCCTTCGCCTTCGGCGACATCTACTCCCGCACGGGTTTGACCCAACAGGAGCAAACCATGGTAACCATCTCCACACGGGTGGCCCTGGGCACCGAACCCCAGCTGAAGCTGCACATCAATACGGGCTTCACCGTGGGCCTGAGCAAGGAGAAAATCGTCGGCGCCCTGATCCACTGCATCCCCTATATCGGATTCCCGAGGGTGCTCAACGCCCTGACCCTCGTCAAGGAAGTCATGGCAGAGCGGGGCCTCACCCCGGAAGCCGCCGACTAA
- a CDS encoding TetR/AcrR family transcriptional regulator produces the protein MNFLQGVDGSPAGADAGHRAGSGHSGRRARSEQKILDATRELLGEEGFASLTVEGVAARAGVAKTTIYRRYRSRNDLALAVLLDMVGDVSTRPYAEETETELTKLVDRTAELMRTSVMGRIMKGLVSEVAADPELAQVYRERVVSHRLADVRALVEHGISRGELRADLDAEMVTDLLLGPIYYRFFLSGAPLDEGFAKRLVTTLLPAFTPR, from the coding sequence ATGAATTTTCTACAGGGAGTCGACGGTTCCCCGGCCGGCGCGGATGCGGGGCACCGCGCGGGTTCCGGGCATTCGGGACGGCGCGCGCGGTCCGAACAGAAGATTCTTGACGCCACGCGGGAACTTCTGGGGGAGGAAGGGTTCGCCAGCTTAACGGTGGAAGGCGTCGCTGCGCGGGCGGGAGTGGCGAAGACGACGATCTACCGGCGGTACCGTTCCAGGAATGATCTTGCCCTGGCCGTCTTGCTGGACATGGTGGGTGACGTCAGCACCCGGCCATACGCCGAGGAAACCGAAACCGAACTGACGAAGCTAGTGGACCGGACAGCCGAGCTCATGCGCACCTCGGTGATGGGACGGATCATGAAGGGCCTGGTCTCGGAAGTCGCCGCAGATCCCGAGCTTGCACAGGTTTATCGGGAACGGGTAGTGAGCCACCGGCTGGCGGACGTACGTGCCTTGGTTGAGCATGGCATCTCAAGGGGGGAGCTGAGGGCCGACCTCGACGCTGAAATGGTCACGGACCTGCTGCTCGGCCCCATCTATTACCGCTTCTTCCTCAGTGGTGCCCCGTTGGACGAGGGTTTCGCTAAGCGCCTCGTCACCACCTTGCTCCCGGCTTTCACCCCTCGTTGA
- a CDS encoding carboxymuconolactone decarboxylase family protein produces MAITEEARRNHEELFPGRVSPLQVTDPELFNYFNNFAFDEVLRHGNLDTRTRLMVQLASMIASQALSEYRVTLGAALTVGVTPIEIKEIVYQAVPYVGMAKVLDFIRATNEILTENGVELPLPGQLTTTAEDRAEKGLAVQKAIIGAEVIEKMYASAPDDEMHFQRYLSANCFGDHVTRTGITVPMRELLTFSMLVSLGGCEPQVKGHVAANMNVGNGRAILLDVVTQLLPYIGYPRTLNALRVINEG; encoded by the coding sequence ATGGCCATTACCGAGGAAGCGCGCAGGAACCACGAGGAGCTGTTCCCGGGGCGTGTCTCCCCGCTTCAGGTGACCGATCCCGAACTCTTCAACTACTTCAACAATTTCGCTTTCGACGAAGTGCTGCGCCATGGAAACCTGGACACACGGACCCGCCTCATGGTCCAGCTTGCGTCGATGATCGCCTCGCAGGCCCTGAGCGAATACCGGGTCACGCTGGGCGCAGCGCTCACCGTGGGCGTCACGCCGATTGAAATCAAGGAAATCGTTTACCAGGCAGTTCCATATGTCGGCATGGCCAAGGTCCTTGACTTCATCCGTGCCACGAACGAGATCCTCACTGAGAACGGCGTCGAACTGCCGCTGCCGGGCCAGTTGACCACCACCGCCGAGGACCGGGCGGAGAAGGGCCTCGCGGTGCAGAAAGCCATCATCGGGGCCGAGGTCATCGAGAAGATGTACGCCTCAGCTCCCGACGACGAGATGCACTTCCAGCGCTACCTGTCGGCAAACTGCTTCGGCGACCATGTGACACGCACCGGCATCACTGTGCCGATGCGCGAGCTCCTCACCTTCTCGATGCTCGTTTCGCTTGGCGGGTGCGAGCCGCAGGTCAAGGGGCACGTGGCCGCAAACATGAACGTCGGCAACGGTCGGGCAATATTGCTCGACGTCGTCACCCAGCTTCTGCCCTACATCGGCTATCCCCGCACGCTCAACGCCCTTCGCGTGATCAACGAGGGGTGA
- a CDS encoding ribose-5-phosphate isomerase: MGFRLVLGSDEAGVDYKDRIMADLRNDPRVSEIIDIGVNRSDSGEDFTTPYPYVGIKAAELIRDGHADRAILFCGTGIGVAIAANKVDGIRATTAHDSFSVERSILSNDCQVLTMGQRVVGVELASRLAREWLGYSFDPASASADKVKVLTDFEGC, translated from the coding sequence ATGGGTTTCCGACTCGTTCTGGGCTCCGACGAAGCAGGCGTGGATTACAAAGACCGGATCATGGCTGACTTGCGGAACGATCCGAGGGTCAGCGAAATCATCGATATTGGCGTCAACCGCAGCGACTCTGGGGAAGACTTCACCACGCCGTACCCTTACGTCGGGATCAAGGCGGCCGAGCTCATCAGGGACGGTCATGCGGACCGGGCCATCCTGTTCTGCGGTACGGGAATCGGCGTGGCCATCGCAGCGAACAAGGTGGACGGTATCCGCGCCACCACCGCGCACGATTCCTTCTCCGTGGAGCGTTCCATCCTGTCCAACGACTGCCAGGTGCTCACCATGGGCCAGCGCGTGGTCGGGGTGGAACTTGCCAGCAGGCTTGCCCGGGAGTGGCTCGGTTATTCCTTCGACCCGGCATCGGCATCAGCGGACAAGGTCAAGGTCCTCACGGATTTCGAGGGCTGCTGA
- a CDS encoding antitoxin MazE family protein, with protein MAVRDRVGEYRKRMREHGFRPIQIWVPDVRSHGFDAEAHRQAAAVAAAGQHSDDQEFIEAVAASWDDE; from the coding sequence ATGGCAGTTCGAGATCGGGTCGGCGAATACCGTAAGCGGATGCGCGAGCACGGCTTCCGTCCCATCCAGATATGGGTGCCGGACGTTCGGTCTCATGGGTTCGACGCCGAAGCCCACCGGCAGGCCGCTGCCGTGGCAGCTGCTGGACAGCACTCCGATGACCAAGAGTTCATCGAGGCTGTGGCAGCGTCCTGGGACGACGAGTGA
- a CDS encoding type II toxin-antitoxin system PemK/MazF family toxin — protein MNRGELWTVAGGVYASKPRPALVIQDDRFDVTDSVTVLPLTTTLIGAPLLRVGVSASELSGLRQESQVMIDKLTTVRRSNVQSRVGRLTAAQLVEIERALLVFLGLAG, from the coding sequence GTGAACCGCGGCGAACTCTGGACAGTAGCCGGCGGCGTCTACGCCTCCAAGCCACGGCCAGCGCTTGTGATCCAGGATGACCGATTCGACGTCACCGATTCCGTTACGGTGCTTCCTCTGACAACAACCCTGATCGGTGCACCTCTCCTGCGGGTCGGTGTGTCCGCCTCGGAGCTGTCAGGCTTGCGGCAAGAAAGTCAGGTGATGATCGACAAGTTGACGACGGTACGCCGTTCCAACGTGCAAAGCCGGGTCGGCCGCTTGACGGCCGCTCAGCTCGTTGAGATTGAAAGGGCTTTGCTGGTATTCCTCGGCCTTGCCGGCTAG
- a CDS encoding MFS transporter: MTHPETTLPAPVPPSDMADGPRARLTLAIASLGFFLITLDILIVNVALTSIGRELGGGPAGLQWVIDGYTLMFAALLLFAGNLSDRIGAKTALGWGIALFLASSVACALAPTSGVLIAARFLQGGAASIMLPASMALIRQAFPDPRRRAHALGIWAVGGAVAGAVGPLVGGLLTTVNWRLVFGINLPVCIAMLVLLASVATSPRRPSPFDWAGQAAAVVALTASMYGLITGGSEGFGTVTVVASLVLAALSLAAFLLIQARVRNPMMPLGLFRSAGMRISLSVGFAFMMGHFGTVFVVSLFLQQHLGLTPLQAGFAFLPSAAFSIVGNIVSGSLSNRFGTRVPVVVGLTSMVCGLVAMLLTAPLGSPLLVALFLILTGSGGSIAMPQVTAVVLASVPGDKAGTASAVFNTFRQVGGAVAIAVFGALIAGRGGFVQGMQTSFIIAASLLLLTAIASLFIHVPARAQGNAPSRSFMLRRRPPSACP; the protein is encoded by the coding sequence ATGACACACCCCGAAACCACGTTGCCGGCTCCGGTTCCCCCGTCGGACATGGCCGATGGCCCACGGGCACGCCTCACGCTCGCGATTGCGTCCCTGGGATTCTTTTTGATCACCTTGGATATCCTGATCGTCAACGTCGCGCTCACCAGTATCGGGCGGGAACTCGGCGGCGGGCCGGCCGGGCTGCAGTGGGTCATCGACGGGTACACGCTGATGTTCGCCGCGTTGTTGCTGTTTGCAGGCAACCTGTCGGATCGGATCGGCGCGAAGACCGCGCTGGGATGGGGTATCGCGCTGTTCCTCGCGTCGTCGGTCGCCTGCGCACTAGCGCCGACGTCGGGGGTTCTCATTGCTGCCCGCTTCCTTCAAGGGGGAGCGGCATCCATCATGTTGCCGGCATCGATGGCACTGATTCGACAGGCCTTTCCGGATCCCCGCCGTCGGGCACACGCCCTCGGGATCTGGGCCGTCGGAGGGGCCGTCGCCGGCGCTGTCGGCCCCTTGGTCGGCGGCCTGCTCACCACGGTGAACTGGCGACTCGTGTTCGGCATCAACCTTCCGGTCTGCATTGCGATGCTCGTACTTCTGGCCTCCGTTGCCACCTCGCCCCGCCGCCCCAGCCCTTTCGACTGGGCCGGTCAGGCCGCAGCGGTCGTCGCCCTGACCGCGTCGATGTACGGGCTCATCACGGGTGGTTCCGAGGGTTTCGGCACGGTGACCGTGGTGGCCAGCCTGGTGCTCGCAGCCCTCAGCCTTGCAGCTTTCCTCCTGATCCAGGCGCGCGTGCGGAACCCGATGATGCCCCTTGGGCTGTTTCGCTCCGCTGGCATGCGGATCTCCCTCTCGGTGGGATTCGCGTTCATGATGGGCCACTTCGGGACGGTCTTTGTTGTCAGCCTCTTTCTCCAACAACACCTTGGCCTGACCCCACTTCAGGCTGGTTTCGCTTTCCTTCCTTCTGCGGCATTCAGCATCGTCGGCAACATCGTCAGCGGGAGCCTCTCGAACCGCTTCGGGACGCGGGTGCCCGTGGTGGTGGGGCTGACGTCCATGGTTTGCGGGCTCGTCGCCATGCTCCTCACTGCGCCGCTTGGATCTCCGCTCCTCGTCGCATTGTTCCTGATCCTGACGGGTTCCGGCGGATCAATCGCGATGCCGCAAGTCACCGCCGTCGTCCTCGCAAGCGTGCCTGGCGACAAGGCGGGCACGGCAAGCGCAGTGTTCAACACATTCCGTCAGGTGGGCGGCGCCGTCGCGATCGCGGTTTTCGGCGCGCTGATCGCCGGCCGCGGCGGCTTCGTCCAAGGAATGCAGACGAGCTTCATTATCGCGGCGTCCCTGCTCCTGCTCACCGCCATCGCGAGCCTTTTCATCCACGTTCCGGCCAGGGCTCAGGGGAACGCGCCGTCCCGCTCATTCATGCTCCGACGTAGGCCGCCAAGTGCTTGCCCGTGA
- a CDS encoding excinuclease ABC subunit UvrA encodes MSTTTGTDARTETQSPETHVADTHDLIRVQGARENNLKDVTVEIPKRRLTVFTGVSGSGKSSLVFATIAAESQRMINETYSAFVQGFMPNLSRPDVDRLEGLTTAIIVDQERMGANPRSTVGTATDANAMLRILFSRLGSPYVGPPTAFSFNVPTRKASGVMSTDKGGRVEKSVVRNAVYLGGMCPRCEGMGSVSDFDLTALYDDSKSLAGGALTIPGYSMDGWYGRIFSGVGFDMDKPISKFTKRELDDLLYKEPTKIKVEGINLTYEGLIPKIQKSMLSKDVDAMQPHVRAFVERAITFQACPECDGTRLSPEARSSKIQGKNIAELCQMQISDLADWVRGLQEPSVAPLLAGLRHLLDSFAEIGLGYLSLDRPAGTLSGGEAQRTKMIRHLGSSLTDITYVFDEPTIGLHPHDIEKMNQLLLQLRDKGNTVLVVEHKPETIAIADHVVDLGPGAGTKGGSVCFEGTVEGLRQSDTITGRHLDDRARLKESARTSSGALEVRGASTHNLRDVDVDVPLGVLCVVTGVAGSGKSSLIHGSVAGREGVVVIDQAAIKGSRRSNPATYTGLLEPIRKAFAKANGVKPALFSSNSEGACPSCNGAGVIFTELGVMATVESTCEECEGRRFQASVLEYTLGGRNIADVLAMSMTEAAEFFSEGEARTPAAHKILDRLVDVGLGYLTLGQPLTTLSGGERQRVKLATQMAEKGDVYVLDEPTTGLHLADVENLLGLLDRLVDSGKSVIVIEHHQAVMAHADWIIDLGPGAGHDGGQVVFEGTPADLVEARSTLTGKHLAAYVGA; translated from the coding sequence ATGAGCACTACCACCGGAACGGACGCGCGGACGGAAACACAGTCGCCTGAGACGCATGTTGCCGACACCCACGATCTGATCCGGGTCCAGGGTGCGCGCGAGAACAACCTCAAGGACGTGACCGTTGAGATACCGAAGCGCCGCCTGACAGTGTTCACTGGCGTCTCCGGCTCGGGCAAGAGTTCGCTCGTGTTCGCCACGATCGCCGCCGAGTCGCAGCGGATGATCAACGAGACGTACAGCGCCTTCGTGCAGGGTTTCATGCCGAACCTCTCCCGGCCCGACGTCGACCGGCTTGAGGGACTTACCACGGCCATCATTGTCGACCAGGAGCGGATGGGTGCGAACCCCCGTTCCACTGTCGGCACGGCCACTGATGCCAACGCCATGCTGCGCATCCTCTTCAGCCGGCTTGGCTCGCCGTACGTCGGGCCGCCCACGGCGTTCTCGTTCAATGTCCCGACGCGAAAGGCGAGCGGGGTGATGAGCACGGATAAGGGCGGCAGGGTCGAGAAGAGCGTGGTCCGGAACGCGGTCTATCTTGGCGGCATGTGTCCGCGCTGCGAAGGCATGGGCTCGGTTTCCGATTTCGATCTCACGGCGCTATACGATGACAGCAAGTCGCTAGCCGGGGGTGCCTTGACCATCCCCGGCTACAGCATGGACGGCTGGTATGGCCGCATTTTCAGCGGCGTCGGTTTCGACATGGACAAGCCGATCTCGAAGTTCACCAAGAGGGAGTTGGACGACCTTCTTTACAAGGAGCCGACCAAGATCAAGGTCGAAGGCATCAACCTCACCTACGAGGGCTTGATACCGAAGATCCAGAAGTCGATGCTCTCCAAGGACGTGGACGCGATGCAGCCGCATGTTCGGGCTTTCGTGGAGCGCGCCATCACTTTCCAAGCCTGCCCCGAGTGCGACGGCACCCGGCTCAGCCCGGAGGCCCGGTCCTCGAAGATCCAGGGCAAGAACATCGCCGAGCTGTGCCAAATGCAGATCAGCGACCTGGCCGACTGGGTCCGGGGGCTCCAGGAACCGTCGGTCGCGCCGCTTCTCGCGGGCCTGCGGCACCTCCTCGACTCGTTCGCCGAAATCGGCCTGGGTTACCTCTCCTTGGACCGGCCGGCCGGCACGCTGTCCGGTGGCGAGGCACAGCGAACCAAAATGATCCGCCACCTCGGCTCGTCCCTCACCGACATTACGTATGTCTTCGACGAGCCGACCATTGGCCTGCATCCCCACGACATCGAAAAGATGAACCAACTGCTGCTGCAGCTCCGGGACAAGGGCAACACGGTGCTGGTTGTCGAGCATAAGCCGGAGACCATCGCGATCGCCGACCACGTGGTCGACCTTGGTCCCGGCGCCGGTACCAAGGGCGGTAGCGTCTGCTTCGAGGGCACCGTGGAGGGCTTGCGGCAGAGTGACACCATCACCGGACGGCACCTCGACGATAGGGCGCGGCTCAAGGAATCGGCCCGGACGTCGTCGGGGGCCCTCGAGGTGCGCGGCGCCTCGACGCACAACCTCCGCGACGTCGACGTCGACGTGCCGCTGGGCGTTCTCTGCGTGGTCACGGGCGTGGCGGGTTCCGGGAAGAGCTCGCTGATCCACGGTTCCGTAGCTGGCAGGGAAGGTGTGGTGGTCATCGACCAGGCCGCGATCAAGGGTTCGCGGCGCAGCAACCCGGCGACCTATACCGGACTGCTCGAGCCGATCCGTAAAGCGTTCGCGAAGGCCAACGGCGTGAAGCCTGCGCTGTTCAGCTCCAATTCGGAAGGCGCCTGCCCCAGCTGCAACGGCGCGGGGGTGATTTTCACCGAACTGGGCGTCATGGCGACCGTGGAGTCCACGTGTGAGGAGTGCGAGGGCAGGCGTTTCCAGGCCTCCGTGCTCGAATACACGCTGGGCGGTCGCAACATCGCCGACGTCCTGGCGATGTCCATGACCGAGGCGGCGGAGTTCTTCAGCGAAGGAGAGGCGCGCACGCCTGCCGCCCACAAGATCCTCGACCGGCTGGTCGACGTCGGACTTGGTTACCTCACGCTCGGGCAGCCGCTCACCACGCTCTCCGGCGGCGAACGGCAGCGCGTCAAGCTGGCCACCCAGATGGCGGAGAAGGGCGATGTCTACGTCCTCGACGAACCGACCACCGGCCTCCACCTCGCGGACGTCGAGAACCTGCTGGGCCTCCTCGACCGGCTCGTCGACTCCGGGAAGTCGGTCATCGTCATCGAACACCACCAAGCAGTCATGGCGCACGCTGACTGGATCATCGACCTCGGCCCGGGCGCTGGCCACGACGGCGGACAGGTCGTTTTCGAGGGCACGCCAGCCGATCTCGTCGAGGCTCGTTCCACCCTCACGGGCAAGCACTTGGCGGCCTACGTCGGAGCATGA
- a CDS encoding VOC family protein, translating to MSGSSTEGIKTVLHPVSDLAAAKAVYSALLGIQPQADGPYYVGFDAAGQHIGLVPGGGPQGMTSPVAYWHVSDIEAKLAEVTAAGATVKEAAHDVGGGRLVATVTDPDGNVLGLLQDP from the coding sequence ATGAGCGGTTCTTCCACCGAGGGAATCAAGACCGTGCTGCATCCCGTTTCCGATCTCGCCGCAGCGAAAGCCGTGTACTCCGCCCTGCTTGGCATACAACCACAAGCTGATGGTCCCTACTACGTTGGCTTCGATGCCGCGGGGCAGCACATCGGGCTGGTCCCGGGCGGCGGCCCGCAAGGAATGACCTCGCCCGTAGCGTACTGGCACGTTTCGGACATCGAGGCGAAGCTGGCGGAAGTCACCGCCGCGGGCGCCACCGTGAAGGAAGCAGCCCATGACGTCGGTGGCGGCCGTTTGGTAGCAACCGTCACCGATCCGGATGGCAACGTCCTCGGGCTGCTTCAGGATCCCTGA